In a genomic window of Pedobacter sp. KBS0701:
- a CDS encoding family 78 glycoside hydrolase catalytic domain, producing MSRFLIFSWLYLLAIPLFAQEIKVVDLTCAYRNNPIGIDLPNPNLSWKLQSSKHNVRQTAYQILVSSNSTNLKKNIGDIWDTKKVNSAQSIQITYEGAKLLSTKTYYWKLRVWDNFGNTSEWSNQAYWQMGLLKTADWKNAKWIAYEKLADSNVNTLPTDGKKDKYNANNILPMFRKAFAVTKTIKKATAFISGLGHFEMSLNGEKVGDDFLAPGWTKYYKEALYVSYDITKQLKKGKNAIGVMLGNGFYYVPPVKERYRKLKVAFGYPKMICRVLVEYTDGSFTNIISDQSWKTAPSPVTFSSIYGGEDYNSSLEQKGWNLSSFNDKNWKAALLVDGPKLNAQKEEPVKIFENFSAQNITAIANSEWVYDMGQNASAIIELKVRGKKGDTIRITPAELLKADGSVTQKNIGGPSYFTYILKGGGLETWRPRFFYTGFRYLQVKGAVPAGKENAHGKAIIEDLKALHIRNAAEKVGDFSSSNDLFNKTYSLIDWSIRSNMVSVFTDCPHREKLGWLEELHLMGSSVRYNYNAAPLFKKALQDMKNSQLASGLIPEIAPEYVKFEWGGDMFRDSPEWGSSNILMPWYLYQWYGDKQAMLDYYPMMQRYINYLGTKANNHILSQGLGDWYDLGPKPPGVSQLTPMGVTGTAIYHYDLKILAQMATLLGKKADAMAYSKLAIEVSKAFNNQFFDAKTKQYATGSQAANAMAIYMGLVAEEDKKEVIDNLVKDIRDRKNSLSAGDIGYRYVLRGLEDAGRSDVIFDMNSRSDVPGYGMQIAKGATALTESWAALPTVSNNHFMLGHLMEWLYSGIGGIRQAENSIAFKQIKIEPEVVGDLTSANVNYNSPYGKISTKWEKTDKNFMLEVNIPVNTRAVVYFPALPKGELSEENHAAFTDAGIENGKTKVAIGSGYYKFNLKYK from the coding sequence ATGAGCAGATTTCTGATTTTTTCTTGGCTTTATCTGTTGGCTATTCCGCTTTTCGCACAGGAGATTAAAGTGGTTGATCTGACTTGTGCTTATAGAAATAATCCTATTGGTATCGATTTACCTAATCCTAATTTAAGCTGGAAATTACAGTCATCCAAACACAATGTGAGGCAAACCGCTTATCAGATTTTGGTTTCTAGTAATTCCACAAACCTGAAAAAGAACATTGGCGATATTTGGGATACTAAAAAGGTAAATTCTGCTCAATCTATACAGATCACTTACGAAGGTGCTAAGCTATTATCTACCAAAACATACTATTGGAAGTTGCGTGTTTGGGATAATTTCGGAAACACATCAGAATGGAGTAATCAAGCCTATTGGCAAATGGGTTTATTAAAAACAGCCGATTGGAAAAACGCTAAATGGATTGCTTATGAGAAGCTCGCTGATTCAAATGTAAATACGCTCCCAACCGATGGAAAAAAAGATAAATACAACGCCAATAACATTTTACCGATGTTCCGCAAAGCTTTTGCAGTAACTAAAACCATAAAAAAGGCAACGGCTTTTATTTCTGGATTGGGTCATTTCGAAATGAGTTTAAATGGCGAAAAAGTTGGCGATGATTTTCTTGCACCCGGCTGGACAAAATACTACAAAGAAGCTTTATATGTTAGCTATGATATCACTAAACAGCTTAAAAAGGGCAAAAATGCTATCGGTGTAATGCTAGGTAATGGTTTCTATTATGTTCCGCCGGTTAAGGAGAGATACAGAAAATTAAAGGTGGCTTTTGGTTATCCAAAAATGATCTGCCGCGTGTTGGTAGAATATACCGATGGAAGTTTTACAAATATTATCAGTGATCAGAGCTGGAAAACCGCTCCATCGCCGGTTACTTTTTCGAGTATTTATGGTGGAGAAGATTATAATTCCAGCCTGGAACAAAAAGGCTGGAATTTAAGCAGTTTTAATGATAAAAACTGGAAAGCTGCCTTATTGGTTGATGGACCAAAGCTAAATGCACAAAAAGAAGAACCTGTTAAAATTTTCGAAAATTTCTCTGCTCAAAACATCACTGCCATAGCCAATAGCGAATGGGTTTATGATATGGGGCAAAATGCTTCGGCCATTATCGAGCTAAAAGTACGTGGTAAAAAAGGCGATACCATCCGCATTACACCTGCCGAATTATTGAAAGCCGATGGTTCAGTTACGCAAAAAAATATCGGTGGTCCATCTTATTTCACTTACATTTTAAAAGGCGGTGGTTTAGAAACCTGGCGACCAAGATTCTTTTATACCGGATTTCGTTACCTGCAGGTTAAAGGAGCTGTCCCGGCAGGAAAAGAAAATGCCCATGGCAAAGCTATTATTGAAGATTTAAAAGCTTTACACATTAGAAATGCGGCCGAAAAGGTGGGTGATTTCTCCTCTTCGAACGATTTATTCAATAAAACCTACAGTCTGATCGATTGGTCGATCAGGAGCAACATGGTGAGCGTATTTACCGATTGTCCGCACCGCGAAAAATTAGGCTGGTTAGAAGAACTGCACTTAATGGGCAGCTCTGTACGTTACAATTATAATGCTGCACCGCTTTTCAAAAAGGCCTTGCAGGATATGAAAAACTCGCAGTTAGCCAGTGGATTGATCCCGGAAATTGCACCTGAATATGTGAAATTTGAATGGGGCGGAGATATGTTCCGCGATTCGCCAGAATGGGGTAGTAGCAATATTTTAATGCCATGGTACCTGTACCAGTGGTATGGAGATAAACAGGCTATGCTTGATTATTACCCGATGATGCAACGCTACATTAATTATTTAGGCACGAAAGCAAATAACCATATTTTATCTCAGGGCTTGGGCGATTGGTACGATTTAGGACCAAAACCGCCGGGTGTTTCACAACTTACGCCAATGGGTGTTACCGGAACAGCGATTTACCATTACGATTTAAAAATATTAGCGCAAATGGCCACACTTTTGGGTAAAAAGGCTGATGCGATGGCTTATTCAAAACTTGCCATTGAAGTAAGCAAAGCATTTAACAACCAATTTTTTGATGCCAAAACAAAGCAATATGCAACGGGTTCACAGGCTGCAAATGCCATGGCCATTTATATGGGGTTAGTTGCAGAAGAGGATAAAAAAGAAGTAATTGACAACCTGGTTAAAGATATCCGCGACAGGAAAAATAGTTTATCTGCTGGAGATATAGGTTACCGTTATGTGCTGCGTGGTTTGGAAGATGCAGGACGATCGGATGTGATTTTTGATATGAACAGCCGCTCGGATGTACCAGGTTACGGCATGCAGATCGCCAAAGGTGCTACTGCGTTAACGGAATCGTGGGCGGCTTTACCAACAGTTTCCAACAATCATTTTATGCTCGGTCATTTAATGGAATGGTTATATAGCGGTATTGGCGGTATTCGTCAGGCAGAAAATTCGATTGCTTTTAAGCAAATTAAAATAGAACCAGAAGTAGTGGGTGATTTAACTTCAGCCAATGTAAATTACAATTCACCTTATGGCAAAATATCCACCAAATGGGAGAAAACAGATAAAAATTTCATGCTGGAAGTTAATATTCCGGTAAATACCAGGGCTGTAGTTTATTTTCCGGCATTGCCAAAAGGTGAACTTTCAGAAGAAAATCATGCAGCATTTACCGATGCAGGGATCGAAAACGGCAAAACTAAAGTTGCCATAGGTTCAGGCTATTACAAATTTAATTTAAAGTACAAATGA
- a CDS encoding glycosylase, which translates to MRKISIMILLFVWAFKSIAQQNQTISPAEMEKIYQEVKTPYKYGLVMVPEDKDHKMDCPTVFKKGKDWYMTYLIFSGRGYETWLAKSKDLLHWENQGKLMSFADAGNWDDNQKAGYNALLDIKWGGSYRVNQFDGKYWMSYFGGKEKGYEVEPLSIGMAYSAKHPSVVQEWNRLDKPVLSSLDKDVRWWENRNKLFKSTVIEDQKRLTGHRFVMYYNAVGDSLANNKKTRWYERIGMAVSEDMVHWQRFNKNPVLHHPVGITGDAVLQQIGKSYVMFYFGAFWQDRKGSFNRFAVSKDLVNWTDWTGDNLIESSEKYDELYAHKSFVLKYKGVVYHFYCAVNKQDQRGIAVATSNDLGKSKLDFVSEIKK; encoded by the coding sequence ATGAGAAAGATAAGCATCATGATTCTCCTTTTTGTTTGGGCTTTTAAATCAATCGCACAGCAAAATCAAACCATCTCTCCGGCAGAGATGGAAAAGATTTACCAGGAAGTTAAAACGCCTTATAAATATGGCTTGGTAATGGTTCCTGAGGATAAAGACCATAAAATGGATTGTCCGACTGTGTTTAAAAAAGGTAAAGATTGGTACATGACTTACCTCATTTTTAGCGGTCGCGGTTACGAAACCTGGCTGGCAAAAAGTAAGGACCTGTTACACTGGGAAAATCAGGGAAAACTGATGTCGTTCGCTGATGCAGGCAACTGGGACGATAACCAAAAAGCAGGCTACAATGCTTTGCTTGATATAAAATGGGGCGGAAGTTACAGGGTAAATCAATTTGATGGTAAATATTGGATGTCTTATTTCGGGGGAAAAGAAAAAGGTTACGAAGTAGAGCCCTTATCCATCGGGATGGCTTATAGCGCTAAACACCCATCGGTTGTGCAGGAGTGGAACCGTTTAGACAAACCCGTTTTAAGTTCTCTGGATAAAGATGTACGCTGGTGGGAAAACCGCAATAAACTATTTAAAAGCACAGTGATTGAAGATCAGAAAAGATTAACCGGCCATCGCTTTGTGATGTATTACAATGCTGTGGGCGATTCACTGGCAAACAATAAAAAAACACGCTGGTACGAACGGATTGGTATGGCAGTTTCTGAGGACATGGTTCATTGGCAGCGGTTTAATAAAAACCCTGTCCTTCATCATCCTGTCGGTATAACAGGAGATGCTGTATTACAGCAGATTGGCAAGTCTTATGTCATGTTTTACTTTGGAGCCTTTTGGCAAGACAGGAAAGGATCTTTCAACCGTTTCGCGGTTTCAAAAGATCTAGTAAACTGGACCGATTGGACAGGCGATAACCTGATTGAATCTTCAGAAAAATATGATGAACTGTACGCACATAAATCATTCGTTTTGAAGTATAAAGGTGTGGTTTATCATTTTTATTGTGCGGTGAACAAACAGGATCAGCGTGGAATTGCAGTAGCTACATCGAATGATTTAGGTAAAAGTAAGTTGGATTTTGTAAGCGAAATAAAGAAATAA